The DNA segment AAACGATAGAATTATCATGCAATTTATTAGCCAAAAAAGTTAGCACCAAAACTTAGAGTCGTTATTCTAAGAGTTGGTGCTAACTTTTTATCTATTCTCAATCCGTTTCCTCTAATTTATATAATTTCCCATTAAAGTCGACAATCATTAGTTCGCCTTTTTCGTCCACTCCAAAGGAAGAGATCATTAAATCGGTATCCGTTAATTCCTTATTTTCAACTTGTTCTCCTTCACCTAGCCATAATCCCCAGATTTTACCAGAAATAAAATCCCCATAAATATAGATGCCATTTAAACTTGGATTCTCCTGACCATAATAAGTGTAACCACCTGTAATAGATTGACCTAATGTGTGATCATATTCCCAGATGGGTTCTTTAAGTTCTTCTTCATTACCGGTATCAGATGCTTCATACTGTAATGTTCCTTCCATAATATTCCATCCGTAGTTCTGGCCTTTTTCGATTATATTAATTTCTTCCATGGCATTTTGGCCAACATCAGCTGCCCACAGTAACTCCCGCTCCTCATCAAAACTAAATTTCCATGGATTTCTGAGACCATAAGCATAAATCTCTTCTGCGTAATTAGCTGTATTTCCAGCATAAGGATTATCTTCAGGAATACTATATTTTTTATCTCCATTCGCTGAATTGACGTCAATTCTTAATAATTTGCCGTAGATTTTGGTTAGATCTTGTGCATTATCTTGTGGGTCGCCGCTTGATCCTCCATCACCAGTTGCAATATATAAATACCCCTCTGGACCAAAAGCTAGATGGCCACCATTATGATTAGGGTATGGTTGAGCGAATTCCATTAAAATTTCTTCACTAGCTAGATCTCCTTCAGTTAAGGTATCCGGATCTGCACTAAATCGGGCAATCATTGTATTTTCTTCTGTTGTATAGTTAACGTAAAAGTAACCATTTTCTGCAAACTCTGGATGAAAAGCTAACCCAAGTAAGCCTTTCTCTTGTCCGCTAGAATCGATTTTAGTTGTTAAATCAACAAACACTTTGGCCTCAGTAGCTTCTCTATCATTTTCAAAAACTTTAATTTTACCGGTTCGCTCGACCACAAAAATACGATTTGTTGCCTCATTGGCGGTCGTATAATGAAGCGGCTGGTCAAAAGTAAGATTAGGATATGCTTCAACTAATTCATAATTAAGTGGCTCAAAAGAGTCAGAATTTTGGGTTTCATTGGTTGAAGAGGATTCAGATTTAGATTCAGGAAAGGACTCTACTACTGAGTTGGATTCTGATGAGGGAATTTGATTCGTATCTTCTGTTTGAGCACAAGCACCAACAAAGATAACTATACTTAACAAACAAACGCTCAGATTTTTCATACTAAGAAACTCCTTTCATTTGACGTAAGGATCCAGATTTTTCTTAAGTTTACCAATATTACACTTCTATCTGCAACTACGCAGTCCCACGTATAAGTGGAAAGGCATTGAACGACTAATAAACTCCTTATTTTGATTCCATAAAGCAAAAAAACAACCCATCTGTTAGAATGAGTTGTCAGATATACTTACTTGCTTCTCTTATGCTCAGGTTACTCATTTCATCATAATACCTGTTAATAAAAACTCTTACCCATTCAGGATTTACTTTGGAATAATCTCGCAAGCTCCAGCCAATTGCCTTGTTGATAAAGAACTCATCGCTTCCAAAATTGTTCGTAATAATCTCTTCTAACAATGCTGTTTTTGTTTTTTCTTTTCTGCCAAGTTGATGGTTGATTGCCAATCTTCTTACCCAAAAGTCTTCATCCTCAGACCATTCCAACATTAAACTGTCGACCCTGCTATCTCTAAGACCTATGTTTCCAATAATCTTATTAAAAAAATCAATCGTATCCCACCATTGTTTTACTTTGATGTAGTTATTTATTCTAGGTATATCTTCAAAGTTTAACTCTTTATCCATAGCAATCAAGTAATCCAACACCAAATATTGAAACTCCCTGTGCTCATCTTCATAGCATTTATCAAGAAAATTCCAGTCAATGGTTTTATTCTTTTTCTCTTCCCTGATAAATTCTTTATAGGCTTCTCTTCTTTTAGGAGATGGGATACCATAAAATTGAAACATGTTTCTCATGTACTTTGCCATCGAATCGGCCTTATCTCTATCTGAAATTTTCTCAAATTCATCTTTTATAAAACTATATTTATTCATATCGCTGTCCTCTCAATCACATAGTATTCATTATAAATAGTATAAATCTTTTAATTTCCATTCACAATAAGATGGCCGTTTGCTTTTTCTTTTCCACCCTTCATCCTCTGTACCGGTAAAGATGTAACTGAAGTCCCACAACTGCTTCAGCTAAGATACTAATACAGGAATAAATTGCCAGCATTTGAAGGGTAGAGCGTTCCGTGACTGTTCTACTAGAAGTAGTCGCACCCATGAGAAAGGTATGGTTAGAGCCAAGTGTTTTGTCTATCATTTTATTTTCTACTTAAATACCGATGTTAGAAATCCAAAATATCATCACATTCTAAAAAAATAACCATAAAAAAGCATCTACCTCTTGATAGATGCTCAACTGTATAAACTTTACTATTATTATGAAATTACATATCCTTCTCTTGAAAGCTTTCCTACAAGAGTAACTTTTGTAAAATTTTTATCCCTCACACCTTCATAAAATCTTCTAGCTATTCTTTGGGATGTAGCTTGCCCCTTGAAAAAGTCTTTAAAATAATATGTTCCTGATGTAAATGTTGAAATTACTTTTATAATCTTGTTGTTATATTCCCTTAATTCATCGCTATTTAAAACAATTTTTTTCATGTGTTTTCCTCCAATATATCCTTTATTTTAACAACCTTTTCTACAGCTTCTTCTGATGTGCTTTCTAGTAACTCCGCAATTCTTCTAATAATTGATACACCATCAAGTTTAACTTTTTCGACTCCTATGGGGATCAACTTCTTTTCCACAGCCATCTTATTCTTAAGTCTCATACTTGCTGCACGTATACACAACCTTGTCATATAACTAATTCTAGGTTTTGATAAATTCAACTGATCATTTATACTATTACGAACCTTGTCAAAATCATTTTTTTCGATATTAAATGTCCTGATATTGGAGTAATCTTTTGGACTAATTCCAACATCTTTATCACTTTTAAATTTAGTTTTAGCTACTACAGACCAATCGGGTATATCAGAAGCAGCATCTTTGAATGCATAATATAGCGCTTCGCTTTGCCCTTTTTCAATCCTTGGATCATGATTGATAATTTCATTCAAGCAAATTACGTCCTCTTTCATTAATCTAATCGATTTATTTAGCATAATATCATCCTTTCTGAGTATTTTTTTGTATTGGAATGTAATTTTTGTATCATCAAGAATAAAATAATTCAATAGTTACTTAAAAAAATACACTCCAGCTAGTCAAAATACCTTTATCTGTGCTTATTCAAATGGTCCACTTGAATGGATTAATAACAAAATTAAAGTCATTAAACGCATTGCTTTTGGTTTTAGAAGCTTCACAAGTTTTCGCAATCGCATCTTGCTATCTTATAATACACAAATAAAAAATGAAGATTTTAAAAAATCAGCTTCTTAAAACCTTCACTTTAACCTTTATTTAATTGAACAATTTGTCCACCAACACTATTTCATATAGAGCAAAAAAAACAACCCATCCGTTAGAATGAGTTGTTCCTAAATTTTATGATTAGTCGCGGACTAGCAAAGTAACACTTTCCACATGAGTTGTTTGAGGGAAAAGATCAACAGGTTGAACTTTTTTAACTGTATAGCCGCCTTCTGTAAGTAAAGCTAAGTCACGTGCTAATGTTGCAGGGTTGCAACTAACATAAACCATTTTTGTTGGTTTCATTGCAATAACTGCCTCAGTAAATTCTTTTTCAAGACCTTTACGTGGAGGGTCAACAACTAGTAAATCAGCTGTGCGTCCTTCTTCACTCCATTGAACCATAACTTCTTCAGCAGCTCCCGCTTCAAATGTTACATTTTCAATATTGTTTAGTTCCGCATTTGCTTTAGCATTTTCTACTGCTGGTTCAATTATTTCAATTCCATAAACATGTTTAGCGTTTTTAGCTAACGTTAACGTAATGGTTCCAATTCCGCTGTAGGCATCAATAACTGTTTCTTCGCCAGTTAATTCAGCAAAGTCTAAAACAGTTTGATACAATTTCTCAGTTTGAAGTGGGTTCACTTGGTAGAATGAACGGTGAGAAATTTCAAATGTGTTACCTAATAAAGTATCTCTAAATTTATCTTCGCCATATAAAACAATTGCATCATCGCCTAAAATCACATTAGTGTGTTTAGGGTTAACATTTTGAACAATGCTGACAACTTCAGGAATTGCTTCAAGAATATCTGGAATGATTTTGCTTGTAGGGAACAATTTAGCAGTTCTTGTTACTAATACGATCATAATTTCGCCAGTATAGTATCCACGACGAACAATAATGTGACGCAAGTTCCCAGTGTTTTCATTTTCGTTGTATGGTTTAACGCCATATTCACGCATGATATCACGGACAGCGATGATTGTTTCATCAATTTTAGGATCTTGAATGTAGAAATTTTCCATTGGGATTACTTCATGACTGTTTTTACGGAAAAAACCAGTTGTCAATTTGTCATTGATTTTACGTACCGGAATTTGTGCTTTGTTACGGTAACCTGATGGGTTAGCCATTCCAATTGTGTCGTATACGGGTACTTCTGGTAATTTTGCGATGCGTTGCATACTGTTCATAACTTGTTGTTTTTTAAAGTTTAATTGTGCTGGATATCTCATGTGTTGCAATGGCGTAATGCCTACACGTGTATAATTTTCATCTTGGATTACTACACGGTCTTCACTCGAATTTAAACGGTTCAATACTTTTGCATAACCAAAAGATTTTCCTGTTTTGTGAATCTTAACTTCTACTTGTTCACCGGGTAAGGCATTTTCAATAAATAGTGAGTAGCCTTGTATTCTTGCTACTCCCATACCCTCATGTGTTAAATCTTCAATTTTAACGGTGTGTTTTTCATTTTTCTTAACTGGTACTATTTTATCTGCTTTCATAAAAAAAGCTCCCTTCGTTGACCCTATTTCATGTCATATGTTTGTCGGTATATGTTTATTCAAGAACGTGTTCTAAAAAGCAAAACCAAATTCGCTTTTCTTCACACTCCATTGTCAGTTAGTACGCCAGATATTTGATACTTTCTATCATCCACTTAACTGGGAGTGTTCCTGACTCGACCGGCTAAACGGGATGGGATTAAAAATACGTTCTTATCTAATGATTCTAATCTACACTATAGTATTGACCTTTTAATTTAACTATAAAGGCTTCTTCCAATTCTTAATAATTAAGTTTGGGTACTGACTCGTAATTATACAAGAAAACTCACCTTATTTCAAAGTTTTCTTATTATTTCTCATAAGCTTCTTTTTTTGAAGAGTGAATTTCACCATCACCATTGATGTCCTGATTGGTTAATTCTTCAACTTCTTTGATAAAGGCGTCTTCTACTCCCTCAGCATCTTCATCTTTTTTATCAACAGCCTTTTGAATATCATCAGTGGATACAATGATTTCAATGTGTTGATGCAAATTAGAAAACGTAACCGGTGCGTCTCCACCATATTCGCCATCCAAGTTGATCATCATTTTAGATGAGTTTCCTGGACGTGCAACAATTTTGCTTGTTTTTTTGTATAAAATTTTTGAATTGGTTAAGTGTTTTCCGCCATTCAAAACTTGTGCCACTAAATACATGATATCTGCTAAGTTGGAGGTTTTTAATATAATTAACGTGAATTTTCCATCATCTAATAAAGCATCGGGAGCAATTTGTTCAAAACCACCAATTGAATTGGTCAGAGCAACTAAAAACATCGTTGCCTCTCCCTCAAATATGCCATCATCATACTCAATGTGCATAGGAATTGGTTTCATTCGAGGCAAAACTTCCGCCCCTTTAACAAAATAAGCTAAGTACCCAAAGATTGACTTTAGTTGTGATGGAACGTCATACGTTAATTCTGTCAGTAATCCACCGCCACCAATATTAATGAAATAAGACAAGTCTTCTCCCATAACCGCTTCGCCAATATCCATGAAAAAAGATTGGTCTTTTTGAATTACTTTTGCTGCTTCTACTAAATTGTTTCTTGGAATGTGTAAAGCTCTAGCGTAATCATTCGTTGTTC comes from the Carnobacterium sp. 17-4 genome and includes:
- a CDS encoding PQQ-dependent sugar dehydrogenase; protein product: MKNLSVCLLSIVIFVGACAQTEDTNQIPSSESNSVVESFPESKSESSSTNETQNSDSFEPLNYELVEAYPNLTFDQPLHYTTANEATNRIFVVERTGKIKVFENDREATEAKVFVDLTTKIDSSGQEKGLLGLAFHPEFAENGYFYVNYTTEENTMIARFSADPDTLTEGDLASEEILMEFAQPYPNHNGGHLAFGPEGYLYIATGDGGSSGDPQDNAQDLTKIYGKLLRIDVNSANGDKKYSIPEDNPYAGNTANYAEEIYAYGLRNPWKFSFDEERELLWAADVGQNAMEEINIIEKGQNYGWNIMEGTLQYEASDTGNEEELKEPIWEYDHTLGQSITGGYTYYGQENPSLNGIYIYGDFISGKIWGLWLGEGEQVENKELTDTDLMISSFGVDEKGELMIVDFNGKLYKLEETD
- the rlmD gene encoding 23S rRNA (uracil(1939)-C(5))-methyltransferase RlmD; its protein translation is MKADKIVPVKKNEKHTVKIEDLTHEGMGVARIQGYSLFIENALPGEQVEVKIHKTGKSFGYAKVLNRLNSSEDRVVIQDENYTRVGITPLQHMRYPAQLNFKKQQVMNSMQRIAKLPEVPVYDTIGMANPSGYRNKAQIPVRKINDKLTTGFFRKNSHEVIPMENFYIQDPKIDETIIAVRDIMREYGVKPYNENENTGNLRHIIVRRGYYTGEIMIVLVTRTAKLFPTSKIIPDILEAIPEVVSIVQNVNPKHTNVILGDDAIVLYGEDKFRDTLLGNTFEISHRSFYQVNPLQTEKLYQTVLDFAELTGEETVIDAYSGIGTITLTLAKNAKHVYGIEIIEPAVENAKANAELNNIENVTFEAGAAEEVMVQWSEEGRTADLLVVDPPRKGLEKEFTEAVIAMKPTKMVYVSCNPATLARDLALLTEGGYTVKKVQPVDLFPQTTHVESVTLLVRD
- a CDS encoding DNA alkylation repair protein, with amino-acid sequence MNKYSFIKDEFEKISDRDKADSMAKYMRNMFQFYGIPSPKRREAYKEFIREEKKNKTIDWNFLDKCYEDEHREFQYLVLDYLIAMDKELNFEDIPRINNYIKVKQWWDTIDFFNKIIGNIGLRDSRVDSLMLEWSEDEDFWVRRLAINHQLGRKEKTKTALLEEIITNNFGSDEFFINKAIGWSLRDYSKVNPEWVRVFINRYYDEMSNLSIREASKYI
- a CDS encoding diacylglycerol kinase translates to MRARVIYNPTSGREIVKKNLVEIFQVYEDAGYETSAYATTPEPNSARNEAERAAKSGFDLIVAAGGDGTINEVVNGIAGLEKRPKLAIIPAGTTNDYARALHIPRNNLVEAAKVIQKDQSFFMDIGEAVMGEDLSYFINIGGGGLLTELTYDVPSQLKSIFGYLAYFVKGAEVLPRMKPIPMHIEYDDGIFEGEATMFLVALTNSIGGFEQIAPDALLDDGKFTLIILKTSNLADIMYLVAQVLNGGKHLTNSKILYKKTSKIVARPGNSSKMMINLDGEYGGDAPVTFSNLHQHIEIIVSTDDIQKAVDKKDEDAEGVEDAFIKEVEELTNQDINGDGEIHSSKKEAYEK